One genomic segment of Clostridium saccharoperbutylacetonicum N1-4(HMT) includes these proteins:
- a CDS encoding sigma-70 family RNA polymerase sigma factor: MISDIELLNLLNTKPEAGLKVMMEKYMPLIYTIIFNKLSGIYSKEDIEECVSDVFLAIFQNRYRINLEKGSIKVFLAVVAKRKAIDLYRKNKNNNYIPLEDISEDLFCIENHVEASVVTKENNSILINAIKSLGEPDGEIIIRKYYLHQSSKDISKELGIKVNTIDKKVSRCMGKLKKLLGGII, from the coding sequence TTGATTTCAGATATTGAATTACTTAACCTTTTAAATACAAAACCAGAAGCTGGTCTGAAGGTTATGATGGAAAAATATATGCCGCTTATTTATACAATAATATTTAATAAACTTTCAGGGATATATTCAAAGGAGGATATAGAAGAATGTGTAAGTGATGTTTTTTTAGCAATATTTCAAAATAGGTATAGGATCAATTTGGAAAAGGGATCTATAAAAGTTTTTTTAGCAGTGGTAGCCAAAAGAAAAGCAATAGACTTATATAGAAAAAATAAAAATAATAACTATATTCCTTTAGAAGATATTTCAGAAGATTTATTCTGTATAGAAAATCATGTAGAAGCTTCGGTAGTTACTAAAGAAAACAATTCTATTTTAATTAATGCCATAAAATCTTTAGGTGAACCAGATGGTGAGATAATTATTAGAAAATATTACTTACACCAAAGTTCAAAAGATATTTCTAAGGAACTAGGGATTAAGGTTAATACTATTGATAAAAAGGTATCAAGATGCATGGGAAAATTAAAAAAATTATTAGGAGGTATTATATAA
- a CDS encoding anti-sigma-I factor RsgI family protein: MEDKLFAKLDELDIKETNLLLDDEIKIQMSILTKRRIEQSIMKKAGYEPENKTLKDKIYNILGGLIMKRKIALALSGALILSLGGGGFAYAKTTPVAYVSMDINPSVELGVNTFNEVVSAEAYNEDGKKVLEGTNLIKTDVDKAVSTIITNAIEDGYVKEDGTSGIEIATASDKDKVADKLEETVKEVVNKTLEDNEVDATVEAEKVALQRRDEARKLGITPGKLNLIQKLQELDPSIKVEDYKSSSVKEIMKKTNELRKANKQNEENLESTATDSENVSKDSETTTQNDDKQSTSTQNTTDSDKTSNVKEEKNNGVSKTNENNGKKDDEVKNDLKQGNNANSTSEKKNNSNANAQGNNNSSKSENNNKSNSSNKGNNK; encoded by the coding sequence TTGGAAGATAAATTGTTTGCAAAATTAGATGAATTAGATATAAAAGAGACAAATTTGCTATTAGATGATGAAATTAAAATACAAATGAGTATTTTAACAAAAAGAAGAATTGAACAATCCATAATGAAAAAAGCAGGATATGAGCCTGAAAATAAAACACTTAAAGATAAAATTTATAATATTTTAGGAGGATTAATTATGAAAAGAAAAATCGCACTAGCATTATCAGGAGCGTTAATTTTAAGTTTAGGAGGAGGGGGATTTGCATATGCAAAAACTACTCCAGTAGCATATGTTAGCATGGATATAAATCCAAGTGTAGAATTAGGAGTTAATACTTTTAACGAGGTTGTGTCAGCTGAAGCTTATAATGAAGATGGAAAAAAAGTATTAGAAGGCACAAACTTAATTAAAACTGATGTTGATAAGGCTGTAAGTACAATAATTACTAATGCTATTGAAGATGGATATGTAAAAGAAGATGGTACATCAGGTATCGAAATAGCTACAGCTTCTGACAAAGATAAAGTTGCGGATAAGTTAGAGGAAACTGTAAAAGAAGTAGTTAATAAAACTTTAGAAGATAATGAAGTTGATGCAACAGTTGAAGCTGAAAAGGTGGCACTTCAAAGAAGAGATGAAGCGAGAAAGCTTGGAATTACACCTGGAAAGTTAAATCTTATACAAAAACTTCAAGAATTGGATCCATCAATAAAAGTTGAGGATTACAAATCAAGTTCTGTTAAAGAGATCATGAAAAAGACTAATGAATTAAGAAAAGCTAACAAACAAAATGAAGAAAATTTAGAAAGTACAGCAACAGATAGTGAAAATGTAAGTAAGGATAGTGAAACAACTACTCAAAATGATGATAAGCAAAGCACTTCAACACAAAATACAACTGATTCAGATAAAACTTCAAATGTAAAAGAGGAAAAAAATAATGGTGTTTCTAAAACAAATGAGAATAATGGTAAAAAGGACGATGAAGTTAAGAATGACTTAAAGCAAGGCAACAATGCTAATTCAACTTCAGAAAAGAAGAATAATAGTAATGCAAATGCTCAAGGTAACAATAATTCCTCAAAGTCAGAAAATAACAATAAAAGCAATAGCAGCAATAAAGGAAATAATAAATAA
- a CDS encoding AraC family transcriptional regulator: MNKDYINNKSGYLNRDFQLFHLKDKKNQEFEFHYHDFNKIIIFLSGDVTYLIEGKAYNLKPWDILLVNNHDVHKPIINPAKTYERIIIWADSNFIDNHSYENCDLLTCFKLANEKSFNLIRLETNFQDNIKFIIESLENSFNSNNFGSKLLSNSLFIQLLIYLNRVHLDNAYINDENSLNLKYDKQIETILKYINNNLCEDLSIETLSQKFYLSKYYLMHKFKRETGYTVHNYVNQKRLLLAKDLIKSGESITKVYALCGFNDYSSFLRSFKNMFNRSPSTFSSKN, encoded by the coding sequence ATGAATAAAGATTATATTAATAATAAATCTGGCTACTTAAATAGAGACTTTCAACTCTTTCATTTAAAGGATAAAAAAAATCAAGAATTTGAATTTCATTACCATGACTTTAATAAAATAATAATTTTTCTCTCTGGAGATGTAACTTATTTAATTGAAGGTAAGGCTTATAATTTAAAACCTTGGGATATTTTACTTGTTAATAACCATGATGTCCATAAACCTATTATTAATCCAGCTAAAACTTATGAAAGAATCATTATTTGGGCTGATTCAAATTTTATAGATAATCATAGCTATGAAAACTGTGATTTATTGACATGCTTTAAATTAGCAAACGAAAAGAGTTTTAATCTCATTAGATTAGAAACAAATTTTCAAGACAATATTAAATTTATAATTGAATCTCTTGAAAACTCCTTTAATTCAAATAACTTTGGCAGCAAGCTTTTAAGTAATTCATTATTTATCCAATTGCTTATATATTTAAATAGAGTTCACCTAGATAATGCATATATAAATGATGAAAATTCTCTTAACCTTAAATACGATAAGCAAATAGAAACAATTTTAAAGTACATAAATAATAATTTATGTGAAGATCTTTCCATAGAAACTTTATCTCAAAAATTTTACCTTAGTAAATATTATCTTATGCACAAGTTTAAAAGAGAAACTGGATACACTGTTCACAATTATGTGAATCAAAAAAGGCTTTTACTGGCTAAGGATCTTATTAAATCAGGAGAGTCCATTACTAAAGTTTATGCACTATGTGGATTTAATGATTATTCATCCTTTCTTCGTTCCTTTAAAAATATGTTTAATAGATCACCTAGCACTTTTTCTTCTAAAAATTAA
- a CDS encoding UDP-N-acetylmuramoyl-L-alanyl-D-glutamate--2,6-diaminopimelate ligase, translating to MKLYKLLQDIKYEVINGGVDIDISNISYDSRKIKEDSIFVCINGANVNGHDYIKEAIKKGALAIIIEEEIQVNNENITVIKVDNSKVALASIANLFYNKPSKEINLVGVTGTNGKTTVIHYIKDILEAYNKRTAVIGTLGYEFENKEASIQKINPTTPEALELQGLFREFIDKGAENVVMEVTSSALAKYRVENCDFNVGVFTNLSQDHLDEHGTMENYKNEKMKLFRKCSIGVINLDDKIAEEIIEKATCKILTYGINKEADIKATDIRYKNDCVIFKIKFKEMNWSWWSGKDLKVNIPGKVTVYNALAAIGACLGLGMDISDVISALSNLKYVPGRLEMVTNSLNKNIIVDYAHTPDALERLLMMARETTDGRLVTVFGCGGDRDKSKRKIMGMAAGILSDYCIITSDNPRTEDPEKIIEDVEEGMEKINSSYEKIADRRKAIEKGLKLLKEEDLLIIAGKGHENYQIIGDEKIHFDDREIVKEILG from the coding sequence ATGAAGTTATATAAATTATTGCAGGATATAAAGTACGAAGTGATTAATGGCGGTGTTGATATAGATATCTCAAATATTAGTTATGATTCAAGAAAAATAAAAGAAGATTCAATATTCGTTTGCATAAATGGGGCAAATGTGAATGGACATGATTATATAAAAGAAGCAATAAAAAAAGGCGCTTTAGCAATAATAATTGAGGAAGAAATACAAGTTAATAATGAAAATATAACTGTAATAAAAGTAGATAATTCAAAAGTGGCATTAGCAAGTATTGCAAACTTATTTTATAATAAGCCATCAAAAGAGATTAATTTAGTTGGAGTAACAGGGACTAATGGAAAAACTACGGTTATTCATTATATCAAAGATATACTAGAAGCATATAATAAGAGAACAGCTGTAATAGGTACTTTAGGCTATGAATTTGAAAATAAAGAGGCAAGTATACAAAAAATAAATCCAACAACACCAGAAGCATTGGAGTTACAAGGTTTGTTTAGAGAGTTCATTGATAAAGGTGCTGAAAATGTAGTAATGGAAGTTACGTCCTCTGCGTTGGCAAAGTATAGAGTTGAAAATTGTGACTTTAATGTTGGTGTATTTACAAATTTATCTCAAGATCATCTAGATGAACATGGTACTATGGAAAATTATAAAAATGAAAAAATGAAATTATTTAGAAAATGTTCTATAGGAGTTATTAATTTAGATGATAAGATTGCAGAAGAAATTATAGAAAAAGCAACTTGTAAGATTTTAACTTATGGAATAAATAAAGAAGCTGATATTAAAGCAACAGATATTAGATATAAAAATGATTGTGTTATCTTTAAGATTAAGTTTAAAGAAATGAATTGGTCTTGGTGGTCAGGGAAAGATTTAAAAGTTAATATTCCAGGGAAAGTGACTGTTTATAATGCTTTAGCAGCAATAGGTGCTTGCTTAGGGCTTGGAATGGATATTAGTGATGTTATTAGTGCATTATCTAACCTTAAATATGTTCCAGGTCGATTAGAAATGGTAACAAACAGTTTAAATAAAAATATAATAGTTGATTATGCGCATACACCAGATGCTTTGGAAAGATTATTAATGATGGCAAGAGAAACTACTGATGGAAGATTAGTAACTGTATTTGGCTGTGGTGGAGATAGGGATAAATCAAAGAGAAAGATTATGGGAATGGCAGCTGGAATTTTATCAGATTATTGTATAATAACCTCTGATAATCCAAGGACAGAAGATCCAGAAAAGATTATTGAAGATGTAGAAGAAGGAATGGAGAAAATAAATTCAAGCTATGAAAAAATTGCAGATAGAAGAAAGGCCATTGAAAAAGGCTTAAAGCTTTTAAAAGAAGAGGATTTGTTAATAATAGCAGGAAAAGGTCATGAGAATTATCAAATAATAGGTGATGAAAAGATACATTTTGACGACAGGGAAATCGTTAAAGAAATTTTAGGATAA
- a CDS encoding flavodoxin domain-containing protein gives MRNTLIISESHYGTAKRAADIIALILGNSRSVDVSKVPLEINKYKNIVLVFGFYGYNTGKKLKEYLVLEKNNMVTKNVAIIGVGLSCKDITKYAESIENCIGKKAEFVDFVQGELRIDKLTEEDKIILMDFFKKTNMKFEDMGNFDKKKAIELASRLARILNKPEQEMEREELINEINKFITSHNTCTLSTGSGNFIRNTPIEHIYYKNNFYFISEGGFKFKGLLQNSNVCIAIFNNYTSMSNLKGLQVSGKGMLIPYLSEEYIEGMSFKGIKMETLNNIPINMNLIKVVPEQFEFLNTDFKNKGFDSKQYYFA, from the coding sequence ATGAGAAATACATTAATTATTAGTGAAAGTCATTATGGAACTGCTAAAAGGGCTGCGGACATAATTGCTTTAATTTTAGGAAATTCAAGAAGTGTTGATGTAAGCAAGGTTCCACTGGAAATTAATAAATATAAAAATATAGTCTTGGTATTTGGGTTTTATGGATATAACACTGGAAAAAAGCTTAAAGAATATTTAGTGCTTGAAAAAAATAATATGGTAACTAAAAATGTAGCTATTATTGGAGTTGGATTATCGTGCAAAGATATTACTAAATATGCAGAATCTATTGAAAATTGTATTGGTAAAAAGGCAGAGTTTGTAGATTTTGTTCAAGGAGAATTGAGAATTGATAAGCTTACTGAAGAAGATAAAATAATTTTAATGGATTTTTTTAAAAAGACAAATATGAAATTCGAGGATATGGGGAATTTTGATAAGAAAAAAGCAATTGAATTAGCAAGCAGATTAGCAAGAATTTTAAATAAGCCTGAACAAGAAATGGAAAGGGAAGAATTAATAAATGAAATTAATAAGTTTATTACGAGTCATAATACCTGTACTCTTTCAACTGGAAGTGGAAATTTTATTAGAAATACACCAATAGAACATATATATTATAAAAATAATTTCTATTTTATTAGTGAAGGCGGATTTAAATTTAAGGGATTATTACAAAATTCAAATGTGTGTATAGCTATATTTAATAATTACACTTCTATGAGTAATCTTAAAGGGCTGCAGGTATCAGGGAAGGGGATGCTGATTCCTTATTTAAGTGAGGAATATATTGAAGGGATGAGCTTTAAAGGAATAAAAATGGAAACTTTGAATAATATTCCAATAAACATGAATTTGATAAAGGTTGTTCCAGAACAATTTGAGTTTTTAAATACAGATTTTAAAAATAAAGGATTTGATTCAAAGCAGTATTATTTTGCATAA
- a CDS encoding DUF2087 domain-containing protein: MDIKSNELFWSAGIDEVKKGYIETENDYRCIICEEAYEKGRIFEVNSKLYDARKAAELHIQEKHGSMLEYLLRMNSNFTGVSEVQRELITLIAQGLTDKEIAAELGVAQSTIRNHRFKLREKEKQAKLFLAMMDLLSKNTNKKINKLDKGIICDPHKTATTIDDRFNITDEEKLNVINTYMDENKALKSYPAKEKKKIIVLEEISKNFTNGKTYSEKEINRILERVYEDYATIRRALIEYGFIERAKDCSSYWLKE, encoded by the coding sequence ATGGATATTAAGTCGAATGAATTATTTTGGAGTGCTGGAATAGATGAAGTAAAAAAGGGTTATATTGAAACTGAAAATGATTATAGATGTATTATATGTGAAGAAGCTTATGAAAAAGGACGCATATTTGAAGTGAATTCAAAATTATATGATGCAAGAAAGGCAGCAGAATTACATATTCAAGAAAAACATGGTTCAATGCTTGAATATTTACTTAGAATGAATTCAAATTTCACAGGCGTGTCTGAGGTACAAAGAGAGTTAATAACACTAATAGCTCAAGGGTTAACGGATAAAGAAATAGCAGCAGAGCTTGGAGTTGCACAATCAACTATAAGAAATCATAGATTTAAGTTAAGAGAAAAGGAAAAGCAAGCAAAATTATTCTTAGCCATGATGGATTTACTTTCAAAAAATACTAATAAGAAGATTAATAAATTAGATAAAGGCATTATATGTGATCCTCATAAAACAGCAACTACCATAGATGATAGGTTTAATATAACTGATGAAGAAAAATTAAATGTAATTAACACATATATGGATGAAAATAAAGCTTTGAAGAGCTATCCTGCTAAGGAAAAGAAAAAAATTATTGTCTTAGAAGAGATATCAAAGAATTTTACAAATGGAAAGACTTATTCAGAAAAAGAAATAAATAGGATCCTTGAAAGAGTGTATGAAGATTATGCAACAATAAGAAGGGCGTTAATAGAGTATGGTTTTATTGAAAGAGCTAAAGATTGTAGCAGTTATTGGTTAAAAGAATAA
- a CDS encoding RelA/SpoT domain-containing protein: protein MDKKFSMHGFLSKYPRTEETILKHNINVDNLKEIYEDYMEYKNSYESQAEFIANILRSENMVHSVKSRIKDPDRLIEKIIRKTEDRKSKYGSDFEFTVENYKNEINDLIGIRVIHIFKDQWQGIHEFISKTWNVIEITANVRDGDNIEVFDDPSIEVRSKASGYRSVHYLVEFYPTNQKVIAEIQVRTIFEEGYGEIDHRLRYSHNEIPEILKSNLLLFNRIVGSADEMASLINNLSKEWGEKETNYKKIIEKQKAEIYKLKNNKIQN, encoded by the coding sequence ATGGATAAAAAATTTAGTATGCATGGATTTTTATCCAAGTATCCTAGAACAGAAGAAACTATTTTAAAACACAATATAAATGTGGATAATCTTAAGGAAATTTACGAAGATTATATGGAATATAAAAATTCATATGAAAGTCAAGCAGAGTTTATAGCTAATATATTGAGATCAGAAAATATGGTACATTCAGTTAAATCCAGAATTAAGGATCCAGATAGATTAATTGAGAAGATTATAAGAAAAACAGAAGATAGAAAGAGTAAATATGGAAGTGATTTTGAATTTACAGTAGAAAACTATAAAAATGAAATAAATGACTTAATAGGAATTAGGGTTATTCATATTTTTAAGGATCAATGGCAGGGAATACATGAATTTATTTCTAAGACTTGGAATGTAATTGAGATTACAGCTAATGTTAGAGATGGTGATAACATAGAAGTTTTTGATGATCCTAGTATTGAGGTAAGATCGAAAGCATCTGGATATAGATCTGTTCATTATCTTGTGGAATTTTATCCAACGAATCAAAAGGTTATTGCCGAAATACAGGTTAGAACGATTTTTGAAGAAGGTTATGGAGAAATTGATCATAGATTAAGATATTCACATAATGAAATTCCAGAAATTTTGAAATCAAACTTATTATTATTTAATAGAATTGTAGGAAGTGCAGATGAAATGGCATCTTTAATCAACAATTTAAGCAAGGAATGGGGAGAAAAAGAGACAAATTATAAAAAAATAATAGAGAAACAAAAAGCAGAAATATATAAATTAAAAAACAACAAAATACAAAATTAG
- a CDS encoding HD-GYP domain-containing protein: protein MIYVPQFKLKSGMELACDIELDSKMKSKALLFKKGTILTKDNIDNLVKFGIVGVYIEDGRNNEILDYKLRKESVFAIKKIFDVCENTHKILDENSIKEIEKISEKLVENISKNKGVTVGISDLQTYDEDTYLHSLSVTVISIAIGAELGLDKQQLCNLGVCALMHDIGKVEIPIELISKPGKLTDIEFDIVKTHATLGANYIIKNDLLDKEIYLGIISHHEKYDGSGYPNGLKKNEIPIFGRIITVADVYDALTAKRPYRQPIKPFEAIEYIMGGVGTSFDYDVVKAFLRKIEPYSVGVHVRLSDGRKGIIMKVNHENPLRPILKIVGGDGEVLDLLSDSSLKNIVIKGIDYNYLIK, encoded by the coding sequence ATGATTTATGTGCCTCAATTTAAATTGAAAAGTGGTATGGAACTGGCTTGCGATATAGAACTAGATTCTAAAATGAAATCAAAAGCCTTGCTATTTAAAAAAGGAACTATATTAACAAAAGATAATATTGATAATTTAGTTAAGTTCGGTATTGTTGGCGTTTATATTGAAGACGGAAGAAATAATGAGATTTTAGATTACAAATTAAGAAAAGAATCAGTATTTGCAATTAAAAAAATATTTGATGTTTGCGAAAACACTCATAAGATTTTGGATGAAAATAGTATAAAAGAAATTGAGAAAATATCTGAAAAACTTGTTGAAAATATTAGTAAAAATAAAGGCGTTACTGTAGGAATTTCTGATTTGCAGACCTACGATGAAGATACATATTTACATTCTCTAAGTGTGACTGTCATATCAATTGCAATAGGAGCAGAATTGGGATTAGATAAGCAACAGCTTTGCAATTTAGGTGTATGTGCTTTGATGCATGATATTGGAAAAGTTGAAATTCCTATTGAACTAATTTCAAAACCAGGTAAATTAACTGATATTGAATTTGATATAGTAAAAACACATGCAACATTAGGTGCAAATTACATAATAAAAAATGATTTGTTAGATAAAGAAATATATTTAGGGATAATTAGTCATCATGAAAAATATGATGGATCTGGATATCCGAATGGATTGAAAAAAAATGAGATACCTATTTTTGGAAGAATAATTACAGTTGCAGATGTGTATGATGCTTTAACAGCCAAAAGACCTTATAGACAACCAATAAAACCATTTGAGGCAATTGAATATATCATGGGTGGCGTAGGGACTAGCTTTGATTATGATGTGGTTAAAGCTTTTTTGAGAAAGATAGAACCATATTCTGTAGGAGTTCATGTAAGATTGAGTGATGGTAGAAAGGGCATTATAATGAAAGTAAACCATGAAAATCCATTAAGACCAATATTAAAAATTGTAGGGGGAGATGGGGAAGTTTTAGATCTTTTAAGTGATTCCAGTTTGAAGAATATTGTTATTAAGGGTATTGATTATAATTATTTGATAAAATAA
- a CDS encoding cysteine desulfurase family protein, with amino-acid sequence MEVYFDNSSTTKPLEEVINEVTFGMKEFYGNPSSLHNLGLKSEKKLKECREVLAKTINAAENEIHFNSGGSEGNNFILKGLLKSGSHIITTPFEHASILNTIKKLEENNIKVTLLRVDEEGKIDLNHLRDAITKETVLISIMHVNNEIGVIQDLDDISKIIRETSSRAKFHVDAVQSYGKIPIDVKKLNIDFLTTSAHKIHGPKGVGFIYVKKPNALVSLIEGGAQEFGFRAGTQNVPGIMGMSLAGKIANENMKDNYDKVLKIKEKFIEKLKNIPNIRINSLLNDSFSPYILNVSFIGVRGEVLLHYLEEAGIYVSTGSACSSKERERIGGSYVLKSLGLSKDEIAGGIRFSFSDDNKEEEVNYVIEILEKGLKFLRRIKK; translated from the coding sequence TTGGAAGTTTATTTTGATAATAGTTCAACTACAAAACCTTTAGAAGAAGTAATAAACGAAGTGACTTTTGGAATGAAGGAGTTTTATGGAAATCCTTCATCTTTACATAATTTAGGCTTAAAGAGTGAGAAGAAACTCAAAGAATGTAGAGAGGTCTTAGCGAAAACTATAAATGCTGCTGAAAATGAAATACATTTTAATTCTGGTGGAAGTGAAGGAAATAATTTCATTCTTAAAGGGCTATTGAAAAGCGGATCACATATTATTACAACACCATTTGAGCATGCTTCAATTTTAAATACAATAAAGAAATTAGAAGAAAATAATATTAAAGTGACCTTATTAAGAGTCGATGAAGAAGGAAAGATAGATTTAAATCATTTGAGAGATGCAATAACTAAGGAAACTGTACTTATTTCAATAATGCATGTAAATAATGAAATTGGAGTAATTCAAGATTTAGATGACATAAGTAAAATAATAAGAGAAACCAGTAGTAGAGCTAAATTTCATGTGGATGCTGTTCAGAGCTATGGAAAAATTCCTATTGATGTAAAGAAATTAAATATAGATTTTTTAACAACAAGTGCTCATAAAATTCATGGACCAAAAGGAGTTGGATTTATATATGTTAAAAAGCCAAACGCATTAGTTTCATTAATTGAAGGCGGTGCACAAGAATTTGGCTTTAGAGCTGGGACACAAAATGTACCGGGAATTATGGGTATGAGTTTGGCTGGTAAGATAGCTAATGAAAATATGAAAGATAATTATGATAAAGTGCTGAAAATAAAAGAAAAGTTTATTGAAAAGTTAAAAAATATTCCCAATATAAGGATAAACAGCTTATTAAATGATAGTTTTTCACCGTATATTTTAAATGTATCTTTTATAGGTGTTAGAGGTGAAGTTTTACTTCATTATTTAGAGGAAGCAGGAATATATGTATCTACAGGATCAGCTTGTTCATCGAAAGAAAGAGAAAGAATTGGCGGTAGCTATGTCTTAAAGTCTTTAGGTTTAAGTAAGGATGAAATTGCTGGAGGAATTAGATTTTCTTTTTCAGATGATAATAAAGAAGAAGAAGTTAATTATGTAATTGAAATTTTAGAAAAAGGATTAAAATTTTTGAGGAGGATTAAGAAATAA
- the thiI gene encoding tRNA uracil 4-sulfurtransferase ThiI, protein MKELILVKYAPEIFLKGLNKGKFERKLRDNIGKKLEGIKAEFIHDSGRYFIRTDEVEESINRIKKVFGVLEVCLVREVEIDFAAIKDEALQKMKEAKGSTFKVVTNRANKKFELNSMEVSREVGAYVLTNLDREINVDVKTPEILLNIEIRNNYAYVWSNNDITKGAAGMPYGTNGSTMLMLSGGIDSPVAGYLMAKRGVELNCVYYHSHPYTSERAKDKVKELAKILSEYTEKITLYIVPFTDIQMEIIDKCREDELTIIMRRFMMRIACNLSEKYGINSVSTGESIGQVASQTMDGLIVSDDCADRPAFRPLIAMDKTDIMEIARKIGTYETSILPYEDCCTIFVPKHPKTNPKLNEIRKEEEKLNINELVEKAIDNIEIVNF, encoded by the coding sequence ATGAAAGAACTTATTTTAGTAAAATATGCCCCAGAAATATTTTTAAAGGGATTAAATAAAGGAAAATTTGAAAGAAAATTAAGAGATAATATCGGAAAGAAACTTGAAGGAATAAAAGCAGAATTTATACATGATAGTGGAAGATATTTTATAAGAACTGATGAGGTAGAAGAAAGTATTAATAGAATAAAAAAAGTATTTGGAGTATTGGAAGTATGCTTGGTTAGAGAAGTAGAAATTGATTTTGCTGCAATAAAAGATGAAGCTTTACAAAAAATGAAGGAAGCAAAGGGTAGTACTTTTAAGGTTGTAACAAATAGAGCAAATAAAAAGTTTGAATTAAATTCTATGGAAGTGTCAAGAGAAGTTGGAGCATATGTTTTAACTAATTTAGATAGGGAAATAAATGTTGATGTTAAAACTCCAGAAATCCTATTAAATATAGAAATCAGAAATAATTATGCTTATGTTTGGTCTAATAATGACATAACAAAAGGGGCAGCAGGTATGCCTTATGGTACAAATGGTAGCACTATGTTAATGCTATCAGGTGGAATTGATTCACCAGTTGCAGGATATCTTATGGCTAAAAGAGGAGTAGAATTAAACTGTGTATATTATCACAGTCATCCATATACTTCAGAAAGAGCTAAAGACAAGGTTAAGGAATTAGCTAAAATACTTTCCGAATATACTGAAAAAATAACCTTATATATAGTTCCATTTACAGATATTCAAATGGAGATTATAGATAAGTGCAGGGAAGATGAACTTACTATAATAATGAGAAGATTTATGATGAGAATAGCATGTAATCTTTCTGAAAAGTATGGAATAAACTCTGTTAGTACAGGTGAGAGCATTGGGCAAGTAGCAAGTCAAACTATGGATGGACTTATAGTAAGTGATGATTGTGCGGATAGACCTGCATTTAGACCTTTAATAGCTATGGATAAGACGGATATTATGGAAATAGCAAGGAAGATAGGAACTTATGAAACTTCTATACTTCCATATGAGGATTGCTGTACTATATTTGTACCTAAGCATCCAAAAACAAATCCAAAGCTTAATGAAATTAGAAAAGAAGAAGAAAAATTAAATATAAATGAATTAGTAGAAAAGGCAATTGATAATATTGAAATTGTGAATTTCTAG
- a CDS encoding YoaK family protein — MKGVIIELITKNTTTNNNTNTNETKMYPKISQSVKLGFLLAIVGGFLDSYTFICRGGVFANAQTGNIVLVGIEFTKGHFMQALMAFFPILAFIVGTLVAERIKDFSPPSIAFTINSESIILALEIVVLFIIGFIPNSIPDIFITVPISFVSAVQISSFRTLVDSPYCTTMCTGNLRSACHSAYIAFTRKDEKAAASTMRYSIIILSFLLGSCIGGITSIWVGVKSIWFASVILVFSLILLRIYDS, encoded by the coding sequence ATGAAAGGAGTAATTATAGAATTGATTACTAAAAATACAACAACAAATAATAATACAAATACCAACGAAACTAAAATGTATCCAAAAATTTCACAATCAGTTAAATTGGGGTTTCTTCTAGCAATAGTTGGTGGATTTTTAGATTCCTATACTTTTATTTGTAGAGGCGGAGTCTTTGCAAATGCTCAAACCGGAAACATTGTTTTAGTAGGAATAGAATTTACTAAAGGACATTTTATGCAAGCATTAATGGCCTTTTTCCCAATTTTAGCATTTATAGTCGGAACTCTAGTTGCAGAAAGAATAAAGGATTTTAGTCCTCCTTCGATTGCTTTCACCATTAATTCCGAATCTATTATTCTTGCTTTAGAAATAGTTGTATTATTTATTATTGGATTTATACCAAACTCAATTCCTGATATTTTTATTACAGTTCCTATTTCTTTTGTTTCAGCTGTTCAAATATCTTCGTTTAGAACTTTGGTTGATTCTCCATATTGCACAACTATGTGCACAGGGAATTTAAGATCAGCTTGTCACTCAGCATATATTGCATTCACTCGAAAAGATGAAAAAGCTGCTGCAAGCACTATGAGGTATTCAATAATAATATTATCTTTTTTGCTAGGCTCTTGCATTGGTGGAATAACTAGCATATGGGTAGGTGTAAAGTCGATTTGGTTTGCATCTGTAATATTAGTTTTCTCTTTAATTTTATTGAGAATTTATGATTCTTGA